A window of Chitinophaga sp. MM2321 contains these coding sequences:
- a CDS encoding sulfatase, with the protein MMSDDHAYQAISAYGSGLNQTPNIDRLAKEGALFTKSFVTNSICGPSRAVVLTGKFNHLSGKTDNQHAIFNNDQVTFAKLLKKAGYTTAMVGKWHLNGDPQGFDYWNVLPGQGEYYNPDFNEMGVKKRVEGYVTTLTTKFALDWLENRDTSKPFCLMLQQKAPHRTWLAEEKYLNLYEDTEFPLPDNFFDDYSGRGTAAHTQRMKISEYLNWGHDLKFENDPFTGETTNFLPEIKRFTPQQLANWRAVYDKLNAVFLKKIPEGAELDKWKYQRYMRDYLKCVKSVDDGVGEVLAYLKAHGLEENTIVVYTSDQGFYLGEHGWFDKRFMYEESLRTPLLIRYPKEIKPGTVVSNLVQNLDYAPSILDYAGVSVPRDMQGESFRKLAAGKPVKKWRDAIYYHYYEYLANVHNVKRHYGVRTDRYKLIHFYYDVDEWEMYDLEKDPKEMKSIYDDPAYAKERVALHKKLTQLRKKYKDRDGLGETFP; encoded by the coding sequence ATGATGAGCGATGATCATGCCTACCAGGCCATCAGTGCCTATGGGAGCGGCTTGAATCAAACACCGAATATTGACCGTCTCGCGAAAGAGGGCGCGCTGTTTACAAAAAGCTTTGTAACCAATTCTATCTGCGGACCAAGCAGGGCAGTAGTGCTGACGGGAAAATTTAATCACCTGAGTGGCAAAACAGATAATCAACATGCGATCTTCAATAATGACCAGGTAACGTTTGCGAAATTATTGAAAAAGGCCGGCTATACAACGGCTATGGTTGGCAAATGGCACCTGAATGGCGACCCCCAGGGTTTCGATTATTGGAATGTGCTGCCAGGACAAGGCGAATACTACAACCCCGATTTTAACGAGATGGGCGTTAAAAAAAGAGTGGAAGGATATGTGACTACCCTAACAACAAAGTTTGCACTGGATTGGCTCGAAAACCGGGATACCTCAAAGCCATTCTGCCTGATGCTGCAACAGAAAGCTCCCCATCGCACCTGGCTGGCGGAAGAAAAGTACCTCAACTTATACGAGGATACAGAATTTCCACTGCCGGATAATTTTTTCGATGACTATTCCGGAAGAGGAACTGCCGCCCACACACAAAGAATGAAGATCTCAGAGTATCTGAACTGGGGTCATGACCTTAAATTTGAAAACGACCCATTCACTGGTGAAACGACCAATTTTCTACCCGAAATAAAACGGTTTACCCCACAGCAATTAGCTAACTGGCGGGCTGTTTATGATAAACTGAACGCTGTTTTCCTGAAGAAGATCCCCGAAGGAGCTGAATTGGATAAATGGAAGTATCAACGCTATATGAGGGATTATCTCAAATGTGTTAAATCAGTAGATGATGGCGTAGGCGAGGTATTGGCATATCTGAAAGCCCATGGCCTGGAAGAAAATACAATCGTGGTTTATACCTCCGATCAGGGTTTTTATCTGGGAGAACACGGTTGGTTTGATAAGCGGTTTATGTATGAAGAATCCTTACGCACACCTTTATTGATAAGATATCCCAAGGAAATAAAACCGGGTACAGTTGTGAGTAACCTTGTTCAAAACCTGGATTATGCACCATCCATCCTGGATTACGCAGGTGTATCCGTTCCTCGTGACATGCAAGGAGAATCCTTCCGGAAACTGGCGGCGGGAAAACCGGTGAAGAAGTGGCGGGATGCTATCTACTACCACTATTATGAGTACCTGGCGAATGTGCATAACGTGAAAAGACACTACGGTGTACGTACAGACCGGTATAAGTTGATACATTTTTACTACGATGTGGATGAATGGGAAATGTATGACCTGGAGAAAGATCCGAAGGAAATGAAAAGTATATATGATGATCCGGCATATGCAAAGGAAAGAGTTGCTTTACATAAAAAGCTTACCCAACTACGCAAAAAATATAAAGACAGAGATGGACTAGGGGAAACTTTTCCATAG
- a CDS encoding sulfatase, giving the protein MKNKLRLSSILLFFSIASFGQTKPNILWITIEDTSPQFIGCYGNKDASTPNIDRLASEGVKFTNAFSTGTVCSPSRSTIITGVRTFKLGTGHHRSNYPKPDYIYGFPYFLKQAGYYTTNNSKGDYNVSNSKEFIADAWHEFSNEAGWWNRKPGQPFFAIFNYMDSHQSRTMTDSYEQYTKDVLDELPVKDRIGEQAFDMPPFYKDSPEMRKQMARVYNAIKLTDNKIGQLLAKLKENHLLDSTIIFFYADHGEGIPRGKTNGIDLGYRVPFIAWFPPMYEHLSPWGVGGKVSDELIDFEDLAPTIINLAGGNIPDYLKGRILTGDNRSKPVDHLLLSSDRSDNGTDLVRTITNGKYIYSRNFMPFMPQVRYIHYMEMGDIKQQMRKDLKAHTLNAFQKSLFEERPAEYLFDTENDKWEANNLVNDPRMKPVLAKMRQQLTTDILAARDVMFLPEYEFGLISKTTNLYEFRLRDENYPIKEIYEAASLSGKRGGDITRKQIRLLKSKNNIVRYWAMTGLRSQSEKDLKPYRSAVVAAILDEYPPVAITASAIAYQVFKEKAGEENLKKYSSSDNMDLSLMSINYLLYVDNKQPFINTIKAVHEMKGRNYNVKSAALDFLWSLGLVPNTPENEK; this is encoded by the coding sequence ATGAAAAATAAATTGAGACTCAGTTCCATACTGCTTTTTTTCTCCATCGCTTCATTTGGTCAAACCAAACCAAATATTCTTTGGATTACTATAGAGGATACCTCGCCTCAGTTTATTGGCTGTTATGGAAATAAAGATGCCAGTACACCAAATATCGACAGGCTGGCGAGCGAAGGGGTGAAATTCACAAACGCATTTTCTACAGGTACTGTTTGCTCGCCAAGCCGTTCCACCATTATCACTGGTGTCAGAACATTTAAGCTGGGTACCGGACATCATAGGAGTAACTATCCGAAGCCTGACTATATCTATGGCTTCCCGTATTTTTTAAAACAGGCAGGATACTATACTACTAACAATAGTAAAGGCGACTATAATGTAAGTAATTCTAAAGAGTTTATTGCAGACGCGTGGCATGAGTTTTCCAATGAGGCAGGATGGTGGAACCGCAAACCGGGGCAACCTTTCTTTGCTATTTTCAATTACATGGATTCTCATCAGTCCCGCACAATGACCGACTCCTACGAACAATATACAAAAGACGTATTGGATGAATTGCCCGTAAAAGATCGTATAGGCGAACAGGCTTTTGACATGCCTCCTTTCTATAAGGATAGCCCGGAAATGCGTAAACAAATGGCACGGGTTTATAACGCCATTAAGTTAACAGATAATAAGATCGGCCAGTTATTAGCTAAACTTAAAGAGAACCACCTGCTGGATAGCACCATCATCTTTTTTTATGCTGACCATGGAGAAGGGATCCCAAGAGGGAAAACAAATGGCATCGATCTCGGCTACCGTGTGCCGTTTATTGCATGGTTCCCGCCCATGTACGAGCATCTGTCTCCCTGGGGTGTTGGAGGAAAAGTGTCTGATGAGCTGATTGACTTCGAAGATCTTGCGCCAACAATCATTAACCTGGCAGGAGGAAATATACCTGACTATCTGAAAGGAAGAATATTGACCGGAGATAATCGCTCGAAACCAGTTGATCATCTGTTACTTTCTTCAGATCGTTCTGATAATGGGACCGACCTCGTGCGTACCATCACAAACGGGAAGTATATCTATTCCCGGAACTTCATGCCTTTCATGCCACAGGTACGCTATATCCATTATATGGAGATGGGTGATATCAAGCAACAGATGCGGAAGGACCTAAAGGCGCATACACTGAATGCTTTTCAAAAAAGCCTTTTTGAGGAGCGCCCGGCGGAGTATTTATTTGATACGGAAAATGATAAATGGGAAGCCAATAATTTGGTTAACGATCCCAGGATGAAACCTGTTTTGGCGAAAATGAGACAACAACTTACTACTGATATATTAGCGGCAAGAGATGTTATGTTTCTTCCGGAATATGAATTTGGCCTGATTTCAAAAACGACAAACCTCTATGAATTTCGCTTAAGGGATGAAAACTATCCCATAAAGGAGATCTATGAAGCGGCTTCCTTATCAGGAAAACGTGGAGGAGATATCACACGCAAACAGATCCGCCTGCTTAAGAGTAAAAATAACATTGTCCGCTATTGGGCCATGACCGGGCTCCGGTCGCAAAGCGAAAAGGATCTGAAGCCTTACCGGTCGGCTGTAGTAGCTGCAATACTGGACGAATATCCACCGGTGGCTATTACGGCTTCCGCAATTGCCTATCAGGTATTCAAAGAGAAAGCAGGAGAAGAAAACCTGAAAAAATATAGTAGTAGTGATAATATGGATCTGTCATTGATGTCAATCAACTACCTGCTGTATGTAGATAACAAGCAACCATTTATTAATACGATCAAAGCTGTTCATGAAATGAAGGGCAGAAATTATAATGTTAAATCGGCTGCTTTGGATTTTTTATGGAGCCTGGGACTGGTGCCCAATACGCCCGAAAATGAAAAGTAG
- a CDS encoding SDR family oxidoreductase, translated as MVVDRDNFNNKTVLVTGGSKGIGKACALRFAGAGANVIINYAGDDEKANETLRLINRKYPGKATLAKADMGNPIEIDTLWEMFNHTGNFPEVLILNAAYQQKMKFEESNWELLEKTFSVNVFGNFHLAKLFVQTCKAKNIPGKLIIHSSNQGEFVNPTGFAYSLSKAALNHMVKHIAYATSKDNIRVNGVALGWFDTEGERTFYSGENIGEHAGNTIPIGRIGNAEEAADLAFFLAGDQSSYMTGSLLRLDGGYALSPDATT; from the coding sequence ATGGTAGTCGATAGGGACAATTTCAATAACAAAACGGTACTGGTTACCGGAGGTTCAAAGGGGATTGGGAAAGCATGCGCGCTTCGTTTTGCCGGAGCAGGTGCCAACGTAATTATTAATTACGCCGGTGACGATGAAAAGGCAAATGAAACCCTGCGGCTAATTAACCGGAAGTACCCTGGTAAAGCTACACTGGCAAAGGCCGACATGGGAAACCCCATAGAAATTGATACCCTGTGGGAGATGTTTAACCACACCGGAAATTTCCCGGAGGTATTAATATTGAATGCCGCATATCAGCAAAAAATGAAGTTTGAAGAATCGAACTGGGAACTATTAGAGAAAACCTTTTCTGTAAATGTTTTTGGCAACTTCCATCTGGCGAAATTATTTGTTCAGACATGCAAAGCAAAAAACATCCCCGGCAAACTTATTATACATAGTTCCAATCAGGGCGAATTTGTGAACCCTACCGGGTTTGCGTATTCACTTTCCAAAGCCGCCCTGAACCACATGGTAAAACATATTGCGTACGCTACTTCAAAAGATAATATACGCGTAAATGGGGTTGCACTGGGTTGGTTTGATACGGAAGGAGAAAGAACATTTTACAGCGGAGAGAATATTGGAGAACATGCTGGTAATACAATTCCTATCGGAAGAATTGGGAATGCGGAGGAAGCAGCAGATCTGGCTTTTTTTCTGGCAGGTGATCAATCATCGTACATGACAGGAAGTTTACTTCGTCTGGATGGCGGCTATGCATTATCGCCAGATGCAACAACATAA
- a CDS encoding FGGY-family carbohydrate kinase yields the protein MNHSTTHSAFAAIDIGTTNIKCGVAIVGINNSFRIIGSWRNETVSAFPGQALNSFSKIEAIVMECLKHLGQYCLEQQVKKIHIGISGHVSSYLNWDKDAAVPVNDFFPIWSDHTCEPALPGIRTLFKDNSAEQYLGTFLPPATNWLVTKILHHHQHNNAGNHIILQISDAIFHRLTGGYFTHFSTAVSLCHRITRAYSKDILDALNISTDNLPEVSNDRFFTMLEMWKKKWSLPTETFVFPGVADFYASFAALDLKQEEGFILSNSSEIAGKRLGNEQVKSDRFLQTCLQQNESILYGSTQTGGNLISWFFEKIYRQPLNYENLTGLSTSTLNISPLSCPLFIPYLEGERAPFWNNHLSGGFINLKTHHDMAHLFKAVLTGVAFARRLSFESMPGNSPAMIKIGGGGARNNVWNQLRADVMGKPLLVFQEAELSILGTILLMAAELKNDDITNYIAALQQTDRLNPDMRMTDLYVDQYSQFIRYTKSF from the coding sequence GTGAATCATTCCACTACACATTCCGCCTTTGCTGCGATCGATATCGGGACCACCAACATCAAATGCGGGGTAGCCATCGTTGGAATAAACAACAGCTTCCGTATCATTGGAAGTTGGCGGAATGAAACAGTCAGTGCTTTTCCCGGTCAGGCACTAAACAGCTTCTCTAAAATTGAAGCCATCGTAATGGAATGCCTGAAACATCTTGGCCAATATTGTCTGGAGCAGCAGGTGAAAAAAATCCACATCGGTATCAGCGGCCACGTGTCCAGTTATTTGAATTGGGATAAAGACGCAGCGGTACCTGTCAATGATTTTTTCCCAATCTGGTCTGATCACACTTGTGAGCCGGCACTACCGGGAATCAGAACACTCTTCAAAGACAACAGCGCAGAACAATATTTAGGAACGTTCCTTCCTCCTGCAACGAATTGGCTTGTTACGAAAATCCTTCACCATCACCAACATAATAACGCCGGAAACCATATTATTCTGCAGATATCGGATGCAATATTTCATCGTTTAACAGGCGGTTATTTCACTCATTTCAGCACGGCTGTCAGCCTTTGCCATCGGATAACGCGCGCTTACTCGAAGGATATACTTGATGCATTAAATATTTCTACGGACAATTTACCCGAAGTAAGTAATGACCGGTTTTTTACAATGCTGGAGATGTGGAAAAAAAAATGGAGCCTGCCCACTGAAACCTTTGTATTCCCTGGAGTAGCAGACTTCTATGCATCCTTTGCCGCGCTTGATTTAAAGCAGGAGGAGGGATTTATTTTAAGCAACAGCTCAGAGATTGCCGGAAAACGACTCGGTAATGAACAGGTTAAATCAGACCGTTTTTTACAAACCTGTTTACAGCAGAACGAATCTATTTTGTACGGAAGTACGCAAACAGGTGGGAATTTGATCAGTTGGTTCTTTGAAAAAATATATCGTCAGCCACTCAATTATGAAAACCTGACGGGTTTATCTACCAGCACACTAAATATCAGCCCACTTTCCTGTCCGCTTTTCATTCCCTACCTCGAAGGAGAAAGGGCGCCATTCTGGAATAATCATCTCAGTGGAGGGTTTATCAACCTGAAAACGCATCATGACATGGCGCATCTATTCAAAGCGGTACTAACCGGAGTGGCTTTTGCCCGCCGTTTAAGCTTTGAATCAATGCCGGGTAATAGCCCTGCAATGATTAAAATAGGTGGCGGCGGAGCCAGAAATAATGTATGGAATCAGCTGAGGGCAGATGTGATGGGGAAACCGCTGCTTGTGTTTCAGGAGGCGGAATTATCGATACTTGGAACCATCCTATTAATGGCAGCGGAGTTGAAGAATGATGACATAACAAATTATATAGCAGCGCTACAGCAAACCGACAGGCTGAATCCTGATATGAGAATGACGGACTTGTATGTAGACCAATACAGCCAGTTCATTCGTTATACTAAATCTTTTTAA
- a CDS encoding sodium/sugar symporter: MSISTIDFLVICTYSLIIVIVGLYVSRKKKGHETTSQDYFLAGKTLTWWAIGTSIIASNISAEQFVGMSGSGYVIGLGIASYEWMGGLTLIVVAKYFIPIYLKKGIYTMPQFLQSRFDNRVRTSLAVFWVVLYIFVNLTAVLYLGALFLSTVLNVGLMHCIIGLALFSAIYSIYGGLMAVAWTDVIHVTFMIIGGLLTTIFALDAVSNGNGIIAGFQQVLAVAPEKFHMILPKDNPHYDLLPGISVLIGGMWVLNLAYFGCNQYITQRALAAKDLKEAQKGMLFAGFLKILLPVIVVLPGIIAFVLKSDMVKPDGAYPWIINQFLPTGAKGIVIAAMIGAIVSSLSSMGNSASTIFTMDIYINYLNPKASEKKLVLVGRISAVVSLMIAVVLARPLLGDLDQAFQFIQEYTGFISPAIIAIFGFGLFWKRATSNAVLWAAIAAIPLSVMLKVFLPQLPFMNRVLVVFLILSAIIVVISRIESKGPADKAIDIKRSMFYTSRQFNLGAIILSIILAALYLFFW; this comes from the coding sequence ATGAGTATTTCGACTATTGATTTTCTGGTGATCTGTACCTACAGCCTGATCATTGTCATTGTTGGGTTGTACGTTTCACGTAAGAAAAAAGGCCACGAGACAACTTCACAGGATTATTTTCTTGCAGGAAAAACGTTGACCTGGTGGGCTATCGGAACATCCATCATCGCGTCTAATATTTCCGCAGAACAGTTTGTAGGAATGTCCGGATCGGGATATGTGATTGGGTTGGGTATTGCCTCCTACGAATGGATGGGTGGGCTTACACTAATTGTGGTAGCTAAATATTTTATTCCCATCTATCTGAAAAAGGGAATATATACGATGCCGCAATTTCTTCAGAGTCGTTTTGATAACAGGGTACGTACCAGTCTTGCTGTATTTTGGGTGGTACTGTATATATTCGTTAACCTCACCGCTGTACTGTATCTGGGAGCGTTATTTCTCAGCACCGTACTGAATGTTGGTTTGATGCACTGTATTATCGGGCTTGCTTTATTTTCCGCTATCTATTCGATTTATGGCGGATTAATGGCAGTGGCGTGGACAGATGTGATCCACGTTACGTTTATGATTATAGGCGGATTGCTGACGACCATTTTTGCGCTGGATGCAGTCAGTAACGGAAACGGAATTATAGCAGGGTTTCAACAGGTACTGGCTGTTGCTCCTGAAAAATTTCATATGATTCTGCCGAAAGATAATCCACATTATGATCTGCTGCCTGGTATCAGTGTACTGATCGGAGGAATGTGGGTGCTTAATCTTGCTTACTTTGGATGCAATCAGTATATCACACAGCGTGCGCTGGCGGCTAAGGATCTGAAGGAAGCACAGAAAGGAATGTTGTTTGCAGGGTTTCTTAAAATCCTGTTACCGGTAATCGTGGTATTACCGGGTATTATCGCGTTCGTTTTAAAAAGCGATATGGTTAAGCCCGATGGGGCTTATCCGTGGATCATTAACCAATTTCTGCCGACAGGGGCAAAAGGAATTGTCATTGCAGCCATGATCGGCGCCATCGTATCTTCTCTTTCTTCGATGGGAAACAGTGCTTCCACCATTTTTACAATGGATATCTATATCAACTATCTCAACCCGAAGGCGAGTGAGAAGAAGCTTGTTTTGGTAGGACGGATTTCGGCGGTTGTTTCGTTAATGATAGCAGTGGTTTTAGCAAGGCCGCTACTGGGTGACCTGGATCAGGCATTTCAGTTTATCCAGGAGTATACAGGGTTCATCAGCCCTGCGATCATTGCCATTTTCGGGTTTGGACTTTTCTGGAAACGGGCTACTTCGAATGCCGTTTTATGGGCAGCCATTGCGGCGATACCTTTGTCTGTGATGCTGAAAGTATTCCTGCCCCAGCTGCCATTTATGAACCGGGTATTGGTAGTGTTCCTGATCTTATCGGCCATTATTGTTGTCATCAGTAGAATAGAATCAAAAGGGCCAGCTGACAAAGCCATTGACATAAAAAGATCGATGTTTTATACCAGCAGACAGTTTAATCTTGGCGCCATTATTTTGTCCATTATACTGGCGGCGCTTTATCTTTTTTTCTGGTAA
- a CDS encoding sulfatase has translation MTSRNFFFGWVVLTFLTACGTVPDKATGNLQPNIVLILSDDHSAPYLSCYDHPDLKTPNIDKIAKRGVRFDRAYTTAPQCVLSRASIMTGRNVLDLQMLRFTAPLNKDIITGPEILKQNGYYTGLCGRNYHLDGSGNGPKESDEAFEKYGMVTFAKRLNYVKIEEDDEKTIDQFREFLDEVPKGKPFFIQTCYSDPHRPFTAKEFEPDPTKIKVPAGMPDTKLLREDLAAHYGEIQRLDQRVGLLLEELEKRNLTENTLVVFMGDNGAALLRGKGTLYEGGLHVPLVAQWPGVIKPGSVSNHLVSGEDLVSTFLEVAGIKSTKEIEGQSFLPTFKNEKMPDREYVFAVRGPHGSALPDTSSGGFDLSRTVISKRFKLIYNPMYYLNYQPVDFGKSPFWKELVTLSKQGKLEPRFAQTTMFTPQRPMFELFDLENDPDEFNNLYGKEAYKDIEYQLKKALHQWMIRYRDMVPLPILPGEG, from the coding sequence ATGACTTCAAGAAATTTTTTTTTCGGTTGGGTTGTACTGACATTTTTAACAGCCTGCGGTACTGTTCCAGACAAAGCTACAGGTAATCTGCAACCAAATATAGTATTGATCCTCTCGGATGATCATAGCGCGCCTTATTTAAGCTGCTACGATCATCCGGATCTGAAAACGCCTAATATCGACAAGATCGCGAAGAGAGGTGTGAGGTTTGATAGAGCCTACACAACGGCTCCGCAGTGCGTGCTGTCCAGAGCGTCTATCATGACAGGCAGAAATGTACTGGACCTTCAGATGCTGCGGTTTACAGCTCCGCTAAACAAAGACATTATTACCGGACCGGAGATCCTTAAACAGAACGGTTATTACACAGGTCTTTGCGGACGAAATTATCATTTGGATGGTTCCGGCAACGGACCGAAGGAGTCAGACGAAGCCTTTGAAAAATATGGTATGGTCACCTTTGCGAAAAGACTTAATTATGTGAAGATTGAGGAAGATGATGAAAAAACAATCGATCAATTCAGGGAGTTTTTGGACGAGGTGCCTAAGGGAAAACCGTTTTTTATACAAACATGTTACAGTGATCCTCACCGTCCTTTTACAGCAAAGGAATTTGAACCTGATCCTACCAAAATAAAGGTGCCGGCCGGCATGCCTGATACCAAGCTGTTGAGAGAAGACCTCGCTGCGCATTACGGGGAAATTCAGCGGCTGGATCAACGCGTTGGATTACTGCTGGAAGAATTAGAGAAAAGAAATCTGACTGAAAATACATTGGTTGTTTTTATGGGAGATAACGGGGCGGCTTTACTCCGTGGGAAAGGAACCTTGTACGAGGGTGGATTACATGTACCACTCGTTGCACAATGGCCCGGTGTTATTAAACCCGGCTCGGTTTCCAATCACCTGGTATCAGGTGAAGACCTGGTGTCAACTTTTCTGGAAGTTGCCGGAATCAAATCAACAAAGGAAATAGAAGGCCAAAGCTTTCTGCCTACATTCAAAAATGAAAAGATGCCTGACAGGGAATATGTTTTTGCTGTTCGTGGTCCGCACGGATCTGCGCTTCCTGACACGTCGTCCGGTGGTTTTGATCTGTCGAGAACTGTTATCAGTAAAAGATTTAAGCTCATCTACAACCCGATGTATTATCTCAACTATCAACCGGTGGATTTTGGGAAAAGCCCTTTCTGGAAAGAACTGGTAACACTCAGCAAACAAGGAAAGCTGGAACCAAGATTTGCGCAGACTACCATGTTTACGCCGCAGCGGCCCATGTTCGAATTATTTGATCTCGAAAATGATCCGGACGAATTCAATAACCTGTACGGAAAAGAAGCGTACAAGGATATTGAATATCAGTTGAAAAAGGCGCTGCATCAATGGATGATCCGCTATCGGGATATGGTTCCATTACCCATTTTACCGGGAGAAGGATAA
- a CDS encoding DUF5597 domain-containing protein — MQLIVDGKPIVLLSGELTNSAGSSMDYMEPVWAQLKRLHLNAVLAPITWEMIEPEEGRFDFSSLDALIAKARIHDMKLVLLWFATWKNAGSSYPPAWVRQDLKRFPHRQNPEGKNTNALSCFAEEAWMADGKALAAVMKHLKQIDSDKNTVVAVQVQNEPGVRNFPRDYSPVAEKYFKSKVPDELISFLRKNKNTLILEFDAIWKKSNYKTNGNWSEIFGEDAAEIFMAWYIASYIDKVAMAGKREYPLPMFANAWLEGPKGVPKPGDYPSGGPTAKMVPVYQAAAPHLDFLAPDIYRPDFDVICGLFKRMGNPLFIPEANINANMAANVFYAVGEDALCFSPFGIDNRLEAKDTTVLRNSYGTLSKLLPIITEYQGTGKMRGVLVPAGETKILEIGDYKLKIEALKNRELPAYGIIIAKENNEFLVTGDGFNLTFLSTSKRLPHAELLWAYELVYRDGQWVKQRRLNGDETGRGSDHNILLQFLANEPIVLTTKLFSYE, encoded by the coding sequence ATGCAATTAATTGTTGATGGTAAACCTATTGTTTTGCTTTCCGGAGAATTAACGAATTCGGCCGGATCGAGTATGGATTACATGGAACCTGTGTGGGCACAGTTGAAAAGGCTGCATCTGAATGCGGTATTGGCTCCCATCACATGGGAAATGATTGAACCGGAAGAGGGCCGTTTCGATTTTTCCAGTCTGGATGCTTTGATAGCCAAAGCAAGGATACATGATATGAAACTGGTTTTACTCTGGTTTGCTACCTGGAAAAATGCAGGCTCTTCCTATCCTCCGGCATGGGTGCGGCAGGATCTAAAGCGTTTCCCTCACCGCCAGAATCCTGAAGGTAAAAATACAAATGCGCTGTCTTGTTTTGCAGAGGAAGCATGGATGGCGGATGGGAAAGCATTAGCGGCTGTTATGAAGCACCTTAAACAAATTGATAGCGATAAAAATACCGTTGTTGCGGTGCAGGTACAAAATGAACCGGGCGTAAGAAACTTCCCCAGGGATTATAGCCCCGTAGCTGAAAAGTATTTTAAATCTAAAGTGCCTGATGAACTGATTTCATTTCTCAGGAAAAACAAAAATACTTTGATCCTGGAATTTGATGCCATCTGGAAGAAATCGAATTATAAAACCAATGGCAACTGGTCCGAGATATTTGGTGAAGATGCAGCGGAAATTTTTATGGCCTGGTATATTGCGAGCTACATTGATAAGGTGGCCATGGCAGGCAAGCGGGAATACCCATTGCCGATGTTTGCAAATGCCTGGCTGGAAGGACCAAAGGGGGTGCCCAAACCCGGTGACTACCCAAGTGGAGGACCTACTGCGAAAATGGTCCCCGTTTATCAGGCAGCCGCTCCTCATCTCGACTTCCTGGCGCCGGATATTTATCGCCCCGATTTTGATGTGATCTGTGGTTTGTTTAAACGGATGGGTAATCCGTTGTTTATTCCGGAAGCCAATATCAATGCAAACATGGCGGCGAATGTATTCTATGCGGTGGGGGAAGACGCGTTATGTTTTTCTCCGTTCGGCATCGACAACAGACTGGAAGCAAAAGATACCACAGTGTTGCGCAACAGCTATGGTACCCTTTCAAAGCTGCTGCCGATTATCACCGAATACCAGGGCACCGGGAAAATGAGAGGGGTACTGGTACCTGCCGGTGAAACAAAAATACTGGAGATAGGGGATTACAAGTTGAAAATTGAAGCGCTTAAAAATCGCGAATTGCCGGCATATGGAATCATTATCGCAAAGGAAAATAATGAGTTTCTGGTAACCGGTGATGGATTCAACCTGACTTTTCTTTCTACCTCTAAACGATTGCCACATGCGGAACTCCTTTGGGCCTACGAATTGGTATATAGAGACGGCCAATGGGTGAAACAACGCCGGTTAAACGGGGATGAAACCGGGCGTGGATCAGATCATAATATCCTGCTTCAGTTCCTGGCAAACGAACCGATCGTGTTAACGACTAAATTGTTTTCTTACGAATAG